The following coding sequences lie in one Arachis hypogaea cultivar Tifrunner chromosome 4, arahy.Tifrunner.gnm2.J5K5, whole genome shotgun sequence genomic window:
- the LOC114927571 gene encoding uncharacterized protein, which translates to MTTNISECVNSVLKRTRNLPVTSLAKSTYGRLAQLFVVRGQTAEAQVEFGHEFCQALVKAIDRNIRDSRCFTVTLYDRHQSEYTVAETTPTGSFSLGSYRVSLKDNTCNCGHFQALHYPCCHAIACCAYSRLNWASYVHEVYRMSEVFNVYKQGFFPPIPEGLWPPYAGPTIIPDPDLRRAKEGRPRATRIRGSMDQSQENLPKRCGLCRQPGHTRRNCD; encoded by the coding sequence ATGACAACCAACATTAGTGAATGTGTGAACTCTGTGTTAAAGAGAACTCGCAACCTTCCGGTCACATCTTTGGCTAAGTCAACTTACGGGAGGCTTGCTCAGCTATTTGTGGTTCGCGGACAGACAGCAGAGGCACAAGTCGAATTTGGGCATGAGTTTTGTCAAGCCTTGGTCAAGGCTATTGATCGGAATATAAGAGACTCTAGGTGCTTCACAGTGACGTTGTATGATAGGCATCAATCCGAGTACACGGTCGCCGAGACAACACCAACCGGGAGCTTCTCGCTGGGTAGCTATAGAGTTTCCCTTAAAGATAACACATGCAACTGTGGCCACTTTCAGGCGCTGCATTATCCTTGTTGCCATGCCATTGCGTGTTGCGCATACTCCCGCCTTAATTGGGCGTCATATGTTCACGAGGTATATCGTATGAGTGAGGTGTTCAACGTTTACAAGCAGGGTTTTTTTCCACCTATCCCTGAAGGACTGTGGCCTCCATATGCTGGGCCAACTATCATTCCTGACCCTGATTTGAGGCGTGCAAAAGAAGGTCGTCCAAGGGCAACCAGGATCCGTGGTAGTATGGATCAGTCTCAGGAGAACCTACCGAAGCGTTGTGGGCTATGCCGTCAGCCTGGGCATACGCGGAGGAACTGTGACTAG